Below is a genomic region from Actinomyces weissii.
TCAGGCAGGCCAGTGCCAGCAGCGCCACCAGGCCCCCGACGCGCACCAGACGGCGCGGCCCCCAGCCCAGGCGCGGCACCATCACCAGCTGGGACAGCATCGCCCCCGCGGCATTGGCCAGCAGCATCACCGCAGTCAGCGGCACAGCCTGCTCCGAGCTGAGCGCCAGGCGGTCCTGCACGATAAAGCCGGTGATGATCTGCACCACGCCCGCGGTGAAGAACATCCCGAAGGCGGACCCGATCCAGGGCAGCACCCGCCGGTCGGTCCAACGGACCTTGGGGGGCAAGGGCGCGGCGGTAGGCGCCTGGAGCGTGGGTGCTGCCACCTGTGGCTGGGGCGCGCCTGCCAGCGTCTGGGACGCGGTCTCCTGCGCCGGGGGCGTGGTCGGCTGCGCTGGTGGGGGAGCGGCAGCCGCCGTCTGCCTGTGCCGGGCCCGCCCCCGGAAACCGGCAGCCTGGGGGCTGATTGCCGGAGAGGCGGCTGCCTGGGGCACGGCGTCGTGCGGGATACCGAACCATCCGACCAGCAAGGCGATCACCACGAACACCGGAGTGGCGTGCACCGGGGCGTAGATCGACCAGGTGCCCAGCAGTGAGGAGACCACCGACCCCACCACGATGGACAGCTGCACCGCCCCCGAGAAGGTGGACATACCCCGCACCCGGGCGGACTCGGTGGCCGTGGCCTGCGCTATCAGAGCCTGGCCGGTGGGTGGGATCGCCGCCACGGCACCACCAAAGAACGGGCCGCGAGCCAGCACTATGGACACCGCGGTCAGCGTGGCTCCCCAGGCCCCGGCGGCCCGCAGCCAGACCGCCGAGGAGAACAGGCAGGCGGCTACCAGGGCCAGGCTCAGGGCCGTGAGCAGCACCCGACGTCGCCCCCAGGAGATGGAGCGCCTACCCCAGAACTGCGACAGCAGGGTCACCGCCAAGGCGGCCAGCGAGACGGCCAGGCCCACCACCCACTCGGGCAGCTGTAGCGCCCGGGCCAGCGGGGCGATGGACACGTTCAGCATGTTCTGGCCGACGTAGGTGAACAGGCACACCACCAGCAGGGCCTTCAGGGTGCGGTTTGAGCTCAGTACCGCCTGCGCCCCGCCCTGTTCCGTCCGCGGCAGGCTGCGGCCCGGGGCTAGGAGGCTCTTTTGGGCCGGGGGCTGACGCTGGGCTGAGTGCTGCTCCTGGTTAGGGGACCGGTGCTGGGAGGGAGGCTGCTTAGCGCTGCCCTGCTCCTGGGCTGGGTGGGGGAGGTGCGGCTGGGCGTTTGGAGGACGATCGGCATCTGGCACGCGAGCACCCTAGCCCCATCCGCCCACCCGCTTCCCTCGCGAGACCGGGACATATGTACCGCGAGACCGGGACATATGGCTCACGAGACCGGTAAGGGTAGCCTTACTTTGAGGGGTGGGATGGGTTGCGTCGGCGCAGATGCTCTGGACGGTGCTGACGACGGTCTGCAAGGTAGCCGGTAGCGACGGTCGGCAGGAGGGTGTGTGATCGTGGTGGAGAGATGGTCGGCGCGGGTGGCTGGCGCTGACCGGGCAGGCTGCGGAAACTATGTTGTGGCGCCCGCCTAGGGAGCAGGTTGGTCAGGGGGCGTATCTCCGGGCCTGGTGGCGCACAGGCGGTGATGTCAGCGGATTGGCGGACTCGTCTTGCACGCATGGGGTGGCGGGCCTGCCAGAGAAGTATTGGAATATCAACGTTCTTGGTTCCCAGACGGTGGGCAGGGATGCGTGAGGTGCGCGCCGACGTCGCCGTTGCATATTTTGCAGGGGTGCAGGCACCAGTCGGGTAACAGCACGCCTTGGGATACTCCCTGCATTTGCAGGAGAAAGTCCCTGTCTCGCCTCTGGTTGTCTCCTGGTCGTGTGCGCAACCAGGATGCGGCCCGACTGCGCGCTTCCTGGAACCATGCTCCCAGGTGCCGTCCTCGCTCGGGCTGCTGCGCCACAGGCCCGGAGCTACTGGATCTACCCCAACCAAGACTGACCGTCTGAGAACTGGTCGCCGCATCTTGCCCTGTGCGACGTCAACCTGTCCTGCCTGAGAGCATCTGCTTCAACGACGCCCGCCGTCGCGGACGATTCAGCCGCGAGACAAGCCCAAGCTATCCACAAACTAAGGGCACCCTTACCGGTCTCGCGAGCCATATGTCCCGGTCTCGCGGGAGAAAGGGTGTTGCCAGTGGTCTACTCGCCAGGCGGCGTCCCCGGACACTGGGCGCCACTGGTCTGCTGGGTCCATCATTGGGCCGGGCAGCCACTGGGTCAGGTCTACCAGCGGCGCCCGCACCACCTGGTGCTCCTCCAAGGCCTCTGCCCTGCGGCTGACGTCCAGGTCCAGCCTGCTCACCAGCAGCTCACCCACCAGCCCGGCCTCCAGGGCCTGCCGGTAGATGCTTCCGCCGCCAATCACCCAGACCCGTGGCAGCTGCCGGTAGGTGCCCTCACGCGGGTCCGCCAGCCCCCGGCCGACGACGCCGCGCACGGCCGTCAGCACCGCCCCCGGTAGGTCGCGCGCCACCTGCACGGAGGTGGCTACAGCAGCGGACACTCCTGCGGGCTTGTCAGCCGGGCTGGTCGTGGCCGCACGCGTTGGCGCACCCGCGCTGGCCTGGTCCTCCTTGCCGTTAACCCTCGGCTGCCAGCCGGGGCGGCGGGAGAGCACGATGTTCAGGCGACCGGGCAGGGGCCTGCCTCCCAGGGAGTCCCAGGTGGTACGCCCCATGATCACCGCCCCTCCTAGCGTGGCCGCCTTGAAGTGGCGGAAGTCAGCCGGGACCCGCCACAGCATCCCGCCGTCGGCACCGAGCAGGCCACCACGGTCCTGCGCCCAGATGGCCCCAACAGCCGCCTGCTCAGAGCGCCCCTCCGGGGCACCTGCAGCCCTTCGCCCTGGGCCAGCCGTCACAGAGCGGTTCAGGCGTAGGCCCACCAACGCCTCCTCAGGGTTGCCGGCTGTCGCACGGTCGGGGTCTGCGCTGGCAGCCGTTCCTTTAGGTCCTGCGCCCGCCTCGGTCCCGGCCCTAGCGCCCAACGGCGCGCTCACACGGCCACCGGGGCCTTGAGCGCCGGGTGGTGCTGGTATCCCTCCGAGGCGTCGATGCCCTCCATGGTGTAGGCGTCGATCGACTCGGCCTGCTCCAGGCGCAGCACCGGGAAGGGGTAGGCGGCGGGCACGCGTGAGAGCTGTTCGCGCACCTGCTCCACGTGGTTGTCGTAGATGTGGCAGTCCCCACCGGTCCAGATGAGCTCGCCCACCTGCAGCCCGGCCTGCTGGGCGAGCATATGCGTCAGCAACGCGTAGGAGGCCAGGTTGAAGGGCACCCCCAGGAACAGGTCGGCGCTGCGCTGGTAGACCTGTAGGCTAAGCTGCCCGTCCACCACGTAGCACTGGAAGAAGGCGTGGCAGGGCGCCAGAGCCATCTGGTCGAGCTCGGAGACGTTCCAGGCGGACACCAGCATGCGTCGCGAGTCCGGGTCACGTCGCAGCGTGTCGATAAGCCCCTTGAGCTGGTCTATCGTCCCGCCGTCGGGGGCCGGCCAGGTACGCCACTGCGCCCCGTAGACCGGCCCGAGCTCGCCGTCGGCGTCGGCCCACTCGTCCCAGATGGTGATGCCGCGCTCCTGCAGCCAGCGCACGTTGGTGCTGCCTTGCAGGAACCACAGGAGCTCTCCCTTGACCGCTTTCATGGCCACGAACTTG
It encodes:
- a CDS encoding MFS transporter — its product is MLNVSIAPLARALQLPEWVVGLAVSLAALAVTLLSQFWGRRSISWGRRRVLLTALSLALVAACLFSSAVWLRAAGAWGATLTAVSIVLARGPFFGGAVAAIPPTGQALIAQATATESARVRGMSTFSGAVQLSIVVGSVVSSLLGTWSIYAPVHATPVFVVIALLVGWFGIPHDAVPQAAASPAISPQAAGFRGRARHRQTAAAAPPPAQPTTPPAQETASQTLAGAPQPQVAAPTLQAPTAAPLPPKVRWTDRRVLPWIGSAFGMFFTAGVVQIITGFIVQDRLALSSEQAVPLTAVMLLANAAGAMLSQLVMVPRLGWGPRRLVRVGGLVALLALACLTVASQLWFLALATFLVGLGGGMVGPGFTAGGSLAVSAQEQGGVAGVLNATGASTWIFAPVLATALYGWWPLAPFLLALVVLTLSVAVAWSPVLAKGRRRTTVP
- a CDS encoding dihydrofolate reductase; this translates as MGLRLNRSVTAGPGRRAAGAPEGRSEQAAVGAIWAQDRGGLLGADGGMLWRVPADFRHFKAATLGGAVIMGRTTWDSLGGRPLPGRLNIVLSRRPGWQPRVNGKEDQASAGAPTRAATTSPADKPAGVSAAVATSVQVARDLPGAVLTAVRGVVGRGLADPREGTYRQLPRVWVIGGGSIYRQALEAGLVGELLVSRLDLDVSRRAEALEEHQVVRAPLVDLTQWLPGPMMDPADQWRPVSGDAAWRVDHWQHPFSRETGTYGSRDR
- a CDS encoding thymidylate synthase, with product MNEQYPALASLGLVPPDGVDVSYEELLAEVLTTGAPKGDRTGTGTRSLFARQLRYDLTAGFPRVTTKFVAMKAVKGELLWFLQGSTNVRWLQERGITIWDEWADADGELGPVYGAQWRTWPAPDGGTIDQLKGLIDTLRRDPDSRRMLVSAWNVSELDQMALAPCHAFFQCYVVDGQLSLQVYQRSADLFLGVPFNLASYALLTHMLAQQAGLQVGELIWTGGDCHIYDNHVEQVREQLSRVPAAYPFPVLRLEQAESIDAYTMEGIDASEGYQHHPALKAPVAV